From Amycolatopsis sp. cg9, one genomic window encodes:
- a CDS encoding S8 family serine peptidase: protein MHRSLIGVLSAVLAVAFAPAATAAPAPRAACPEQPGVARCLTTYTPGAVRASADGPAGWGADDLASAYGLPATPGPETVVGISIAFDAPNLEADLAAYRAQYGLPPCTAADGCFRKVNQQGLAAPLPEPSFGWALESTLDVSMVSAACPSCRLLVVEGNSPGFADLAETEDTAVRLGASVVSNSYGAREGGAPLAFASHYQHPGVAVVASSGDSGFTAASYPAVLATTIAVGGTSLARDPSTTRGWTESVWQYGGSGCSAYIAKPSWQKDTHCGKRTVADVAAAAADIAIHYTDAGGWLPASGTSASAPFIAGLIGRSRHVPAPSGLYANASRFTDITTGHNDPAGAGKKCGGDYLCVAGPGYDAPTGVGVPNGLTGF, encoded by the coding sequence GTGCACAGATCACTGATCGGCGTGCTGAGCGCCGTCCTGGCCGTCGCGTTCGCCCCGGCCGCGACCGCGGCTCCGGCGCCGCGCGCGGCGTGTCCCGAGCAGCCCGGGGTGGCGCGCTGCCTCACCACGTACACCCCGGGTGCGGTGCGCGCCTCGGCCGACGGCCCGGCCGGCTGGGGTGCCGACGACCTGGCGTCGGCCTACGGGCTCCCGGCCACTCCGGGCCCCGAGACGGTCGTCGGCATCTCGATCGCCTTCGACGCCCCGAACCTGGAGGCCGACCTGGCGGCGTACCGGGCGCAGTACGGCCTGCCGCCGTGCACGGCGGCCGACGGCTGCTTCCGCAAGGTCAACCAGCAGGGCTTGGCGGCACCGCTGCCGGAGCCGAGCTTCGGCTGGGCGCTGGAGTCCACTTTGGACGTCTCGATGGTGTCGGCGGCGTGCCCGTCGTGCCGGCTGCTGGTCGTCGAAGGGAACTCGCCGGGATTCGCGGACCTGGCGGAGACGGAGGACACGGCGGTCCGCCTGGGCGCCTCGGTGGTGTCGAACAGCTACGGCGCCCGCGAAGGCGGCGCGCCGCTGGCGTTCGCGAGCCACTACCAGCACCCGGGCGTGGCGGTGGTGGCCTCCTCGGGCGACTCGGGTTTCACGGCGGCGAGCTACCCGGCGGTCCTGGCGACGACCATCGCGGTCGGCGGGACGTCACTGGCCCGCGACCCGTCGACCACCCGCGGCTGGACGGAGTCGGTGTGGCAGTACGGCGGCAGCGGGTGCTCTGCGTACATCGCGAAGCCGTCGTGGCAAAAGGACACCCATTGCGGCAAGCGAACGGTGGCCGACGTCGCCGCGGCGGCGGCGGACATCGCGATCCACTACACGGACGCGGGTGGCTGGCTCCCGGCGAGCGGCACGAGCGCGTCGGCGCCGTTCATCGCGGGGCTGATCGGCCGGTCGAGGCACGTCCCGGCGCCGTCGGGCCTGTACGCGAACGCGTCCCGGTTCACGGACATCACGACGGGCCACAACGACCCGGCGGGCGCGGGCAAGAAGTGCGGCGGCGACTACCTGTGCGTCGCGGGCCCGGGCTATGACGCCCCGACGGGCGTGGGAGTCCCGAACGGCCTGACCGGCTTCTGA